GCATCGTCGGCTTCATGTGCAAGCTTCCCATATTTCTTCAGAAAGTAATCAGCTGTTCCTGGCTTCATCTGTGTTTTCTGCCTATCGTGCGTGGTATAGAACAGAAAAACATCCGAGGGACTGTCTTTATGGAATTCTGCAAGATAAGCATCTAAATGTCTTACCGTGGCTCTAAGAAGGGGAACATACCTTACCTTATTCCCCTTACCGCGAATTCTCAGCCGCACGCTGGAATCACTGCGGACAATACAGTTCAGCTGCAAATCAAGCATTTCCTGTATTCTCGCGCCCGTCTCATAAGCTAAGATCATAAAAAAACGGTCACGTCTGCCGATCCTCGCCGTCATATCGGGCAATGAGAATAAAAGCTTCAGCTGCTCTTGAGTTAAATGTTCGGCATACGTTTTTTTCACGCCCTTGAAGGCATGAATTCCAGCCACTTCAAGATATACTGACATCAACTCCATATTCTCCTCGCCGCAGTATTTGAGGAAGGATTTAATGGCCGACAGCCTCAGATTAATTGTATTCGCAGAGTTTCCGCGAACATCCTTAAGCCATAGAAGGAAGTCATAAACGCCGCTCCTGGAAAAACATAAAAAATCCATACGATCAAAGCTGATGCCTTTTTCCTCATGACAATAATTGCGGAGGAGATTGAATGTCTGCCGATAGGCTCGGGCTGTTTTGTCGCTGAAATTTCTCCTCGTTATGAGATAATCGTTCAGGAAATCACGAAGCAGCTGGTAGAAAACCAACTCATTCTTCTTCATGACACACCTCTGGCAGGATGCTGTCATTTACAGCAGAAAGCCTCCATTCCATTTCTGGGTAGAAGTCTTCCACAAGGGACAAATAGTAATCCGTGTCGGCATAGCAGGAATGCCCCATATATTCGCTGAGGTAAGGATAGAGCGCATTGATATCCTGTCCTTCTCTGACCCATTGGTTCAGCCTGTGCACAGCATACCCATGGCGAAAATCGTGGACTCTCGCGGGATTTCCTATGACAGCCCTGGACTCGGGAAGCTTATCCCAAAACTCATGGAACCATTGGTCAAGAATTGACTTGCTGAAGAAGTTCCCTTCCTTGTTTGGGAAAAATACTTCCCGGCCTGGATACATGGATTCCATGATGGAATCATATTCCCTGCATACATCATGCAGATCATCACCCATGTACACGATCCTGGCTTTCCAGCCCTTGGACTCCCGAATCGTTATTCTGCCCGTATCAATATCTACGTCTTCTGCTCTTAACATCCGTGCTTCCGAGGAACGCATCCCGCAGCAATACAGCATACGGAAAATTACAGGGATGACATATTTCCGGGTCGGCGAAAACGGCGAGGGTGGGCAATGGTCAACAGAATTGAAAAAAGCTTTCAGCTCAGCGTCTGTATAAATATGCGCTTCATATTTAATCTGCCTGTGCGGGATGTGTCCTGGAATCACGTAAGCATCATACCCGAGCCCTTTCATATACTTTCCAAGCTGCCTTACCGGAGTAACCCTTCGCAAAAGGCCATTTGGATGCTCTCCGGGTTTTAAGCGAAGCCAAGCGGCGCACATTTCCTTTGTAAGAATACAATCGTCAGGAAACTTTTCATATGCAAGCATATCGAGATGGTAAAGAATCCGTGCCGAAGATTGATAGGGATATCCCAATGCACACTTTTGATCAATGAAATTTTTAATGCAGGTGCCGATTAGGCTCCTGAACGCATAATCAGTCATCCGAAGCGCCTCCTCTCCAGGAAACCCTTCCTATGATGGATAGATCCAGCGCACACATCCTGAGCATTGGTTCTTCCATGGAGAGGTATGGTTTGTCCGATTCCTTTGAAACATGGCCAAGGACATCTGTTATGACTTGATGCGGCACCTTTGCAGCCAGCAGCCGGTGTACCATGGAATATCTGAAAAGGTGTGTGCCTTTAGCGGTGCCATTTACCGGATTGACCTTTTGCCGCTCAAGGAACTTTGAACAGATATAGTAGACAGAAGACAGCCTGCTGTACGGTGCCTGCTTCCGTAAGAATATATACGGATAGTAATCAGTGCGCTTGGGCCGTTCGTTTAGGATGTAGTCCATCAGCGCATTGCCGATATCCGGCATTAATGGCAGTACAAGAGGTTCGCCGGTTTTTTTCTGGTTCAGCCTGATTTTATCTTTCCGCCAGTCAATCTCCTGAAAGGTTAGACTGCAGATGTCACAATCGCGCAGCCCCAGTTTCATGGCAAGAAGGATTACCGCTTTTGTACGCTTGGACTCATTTTCCAGCTGCAACATCAGATTTGCCTGATCCTTTTCAGAGAGGTAAGCAGCGGCGGAACATCTCTGAACAAAAACGCCCATTACAATGCCGGATAAATTCTTTTCCATCAGACCCGAGGCATGGAGAAACTCCAGCAGCGAGCGAAAGATTGGCATTATCGTAGCCATGCTCCGACTGCTGCAGATGCCCGCAAATTTTGTGACGACAAGCTGGGTTGTATCAGCAGAGAACAGTTTTAAATCCTTCATGGAGTCTATCCCGGCAAATTCTATCATTCTTCGGAATATATAATCATGCAGCCCGATGGTAGCCTTGCTGAGGTTCCGATGCTCTAACGATTTACGGTACTGTGAACGGATGCCTTCAATTTCCAAGCTGATACAATTTGCTCGCTCACAGATTTTCCTCCATTGAAAAGTTCCTGTATCTGCGATTTCCATCAGAACATACGCTGCTTTACGGTTGATCTTCCACTTCCATTCTTTCATGCCACCACTGCCACGCAAACTGTTCATTCTCCGGATAAAGCCTTGCATCAATGCGCCATCATACTCTGAAATGCCGGCATCATAAAAATAGCGCCGGATATCCATCCATGAATGCCTGTACTGCCCCATTGTAGAGACGGTGAG
This window of the Synergistaceae bacterium genome carries:
- a CDS encoding tyrosine-type recombinase/integrase; protein product: MTKLEITIKTVLDQLKPKLASETWESRRRYFNQMLQCAEAYGITEPCAGLYEAFIADDHGSPERRSLHIRCVKLIDESACTNAKDEHGILFNEPSTMPCEAEVQEFFKGWKFPIAADVSIDHLIVKAEIEMNYLRLTVSTMGQYRHSWMDIRRYFYDAGISEYDGALMQGFIRRMNSLRGSGGMKEWKWKINRKAAYVLMEIADTGTFQWRKICERANCISLEIEGIRSQYRKSLEHRNLSKATIGLHDYIFRRMIEFAGIDSMKDLKLFSADTTQLVVTKFAGICSSRSMATIMPIFRSLLEFLHASGLMEKNLSGIVMGVFVQRCSAAAYLSEKDQANLMLQLENESKRTKAVILLAMKLGLRDCDICSLTFQEIDWRKDKIRLNQKKTGEPLVLPLMPDIGNALMDYILNERPKRTDYYPYIFLRKQAPYSRLSSVYYICSKFLERQKVNPVNGTAKGTHLFRYSMVHRLLAAKVPHQVITDVLGHVSKESDKPYLSMEEPMLRMCALDLSIIGRVSWRGGASDD
- a CDS encoding tyrosine-type recombinase/integrase — its product is MTDYAFRSLIGTCIKNFIDQKCALGYPYQSSARILYHLDMLAYEKFPDDCILTKEMCAAWLRLKPGEHPNGLLRRVTPVRQLGKYMKGLGYDAYVIPGHIPHRQIKYEAHIYTDAELKAFFNSVDHCPPSPFSPTRKYVIPVIFRMLYCCGMRSSEARMLRAEDVDIDTGRITIRESKGWKARIVYMGDDLHDVCREYDSIMESMYPGREVFFPNKEGNFFSKSILDQWFHEFWDKLPESRAVIGNPARVHDFRHGYAVHRLNQWVREGQDINALYPYLSEYMGHSCYADTDYYLSLVEDFYPEMEWRLSAVNDSILPEVCHEEE
- a CDS encoding tyrosine-type recombinase/integrase encodes the protein MSVYLEVAGIHAFKGVKKTYAEHLTQEQLKLLFSLPDMTARIGRRDRFFMILAYETGARIQEMLDLQLNCIVRSDSSVRLRIRGKGNKVRYVPLLRATVRHLDAYLAEFHKDSPSDVFLFYTTHDRQKTQMKPGTADYFLKKYGKLAHEADDAFSENLHAHMLRHSIAMAMYKKGIPLSYIRDFLGHSSVETTTIYSYSDEETITKALESADCDAIIGALSARSKNWKGKEQYLLKYCGLI